In Littorina saxatilis isolate snail1 linkage group LG8, US_GU_Lsax_2.0, whole genome shotgun sequence, a single genomic region encodes these proteins:
- the LOC138973556 gene encoding uncharacterized protein translates to MEKTSGARQLVCTFRIASGNCFTVRQECECPTNSSGMYRVTKRLDKKDNGTWTLSIQPADIGNRISFDVFVTYPRHLTSLSFFGINHQTISSPVDQGSRVMVVCSWDKGNPPGQTHPLLYDRHGKQISSGIVLDDAEIRYTINSAQCDDAGNMVCKDDNDTNLPRTLLVKCEPRFVNTTALPSFNLDSDKNEQLQFPVRSYSKEIQDCVIRKLPAMSDIEKCSNPQLIGSPPDLVLNVSLPRLTPQDTGIHRLFLTNDVGSSYVDFYMNITKETEQITTSGIEGGNFATTPFGIFLISVNAGIVAVVVFRTIVKQRRRICSLRGRSAPAEGSEHIQMRTNPERPQPREPRAAEAESDHSQNRRSDATSSSNTYESVSDDESSVEGGTFLCVLNVETDSGEGDFYLHPVASSDDLEGKGDESSDNEDPAGYINVENTQN, encoded by the exons ATGGAGAAAACCTCTGGTGCTCGACAACTTGTATGTACATTTCGTATTGCCAGCGGAAACTGCTTTACAGTCAGACAGGAGTGTGAATGCCCCACGAACTCGTCCGGCATGTATAGAGTTACAAAACGTCTTGACAAGAAGGACAACGGAACATGGACATTGTCAATACAACCTGCAGATATTGGAAATCGAATCTCTTTTGACGTATTTGTCACAT ATCCGCGGCACTTGACAAGTTTGTCCTTCTTTGGTATCAATCACCAAACCATTTCAAGTCCAGTCGATCAAGGATCGCGTGTTATGGTCGTCTGTTCCTGGGACAAAGGCAACCCTCCTGGACAGACCCATCCACTGTTGTATGATCGACATGGGAAGCAGATATCGAGCGGCATTGTGTTGGATGATGCAGAGATCAGGTACACCATCAACAGTGCACAGTGCGATGATGCTGGCAACATGGTTTGCAAGGACGACAATGACACCAACTTGCCAAGAACCCTCCTCGTTAAGT GTGAACCAAGATTTGTGAACACAACTGCCCTACCCTCGTTCAACCTGGATTCCGACAAGAACGAGCAGCTTCAGTTTCCTGTACGCAGCTACAGTAAAGAGATTCAAGATTGTGTAATCCGGAAGCTTCCTGCAATGAGTGATATTGAAAAATGCAG CAATCCACAGTTGATTGGTTCTCCACCAGACCTGGTACTGAATGTCAGTCTCCCTCGCCTGACTCCACAAGACACAGGAATACACAGACTCTTTTTGACCAACGACGTTGGCAGCAGCTATGTCGACTTTTACATGAATATTACGAAAG AGACGGAACAAATCACAACATCCGGGATTGAAGGCGGTAACTTTGCAACTACACCGTTTGGTATCTTCTTGATCAGCGTAAATGCTGGTATAGTTGCAGTCGTCGTTTTCAGAACCATTGTCAAGCAGAGAA GAAGAATTTGCTCGCTGCGTGGAAGATCTGCGCCTGCTGAAGGAAGTGAGCACATCCAGATGCGTACCAATCCAGAGAGACCTCAGCCACGCGAACCGAGAGCAGCTGAGGCCGAAAGTGATCATTCACAGAACAGGAGATCGGATGCGACAAGCAGCAGCAACACCTATGAAAGTGTCAGCGACGATGAAAGCAGCGTGGAAGGAG GTACCTTTCTGTGCGTTCTTAACGTGGAGACGGATTCAGGTGAAGGCGATTTCTACCTTCACCCTGTGGCGTCATCTGATGATCTGGAAGGAAAGGGAGATGAGTCATCTGACAATGAAGACCCTGCTGGTTACATTAATGTAGAGAACACACAAAATTGA
- the LOC138973557 gene encoding uncharacterized protein: MMTTQFRTLVGLVLLQSAMSMRPPITCETPDIVNEGAATVLTCNYNHDLRIAKQDFYVYKVQHDSTEPVIVTLCKWDDNAWSCDTDDNYKVETAAISNQVTVEIPSAKPSLSGTYFCKTLPVDTNSTHRGCNLTVKESVTCETSGTVLVGEPAHLTCDYHLDLNRRRQNFYIYRFQNDDTEPVLITVCAWDGDTVNCDVDKDYAMTTAVTRSLVTLEIQSANLIHSGKYICKTLPPDQSLPSSDCSLTVLSTNKGGTEFGWPVVPTPYIVLACVMAVLLVVASVLLIRNYSVVAQRWICACKHEPRYSILKDQSQVSHKDIFVVQAKIPFYRIETEK, from the exons ATGATGACGACTCAGTTCCGCACATTAGTTGGTCTGGTGCTGCTCCAATCTGCAATGTCAA TGAGACCACCGATAACCTGTGAGACACCAGACATTGTAAACGAGGGAGCAGCAACTGTCCTCACGTGCAACTATAACCATGACCTGCGCATAGCCAAACAAGACTTCTATGTTTACAAAGTACAACATGACAGCACAGAGCCAG TGATAGTCACGCTGTGCAAATGGGACGACAATGCATGGAGCTGTGACACTGACGACAACTACAAAGTGGAAACAGCAGCCATCAGCAACCAGGTCACTGTTGAGATCCCGTCAGCAAAACCAAGTCTCTCTGGCACATATTTCTGCAAGACGTTGCCCGTTGATACGAACTCAACTCATCGCGGCTGCAATTTGACTGTCAAAG AGTCCGTTACCTGTGAGACCTCAGGAACTGTACTGGTGGGCGAGCCTGCCCATCTGACATGTGATTACCACCTTGACTTGAACAGAAGGAGGCAAAACTTCTACATTTACAGGTTCCAGAACGATGACACCGAACCAG TCCTCATCACAGTGTGCGCCTGGGATGGTGATACTGTTAACTGTGACGTTGACAAAGACTATGCCATGACAACGGCAGTTACCAGAAGTCTGGTGACCCTGGAGATCCAATCAGCTAATTTGATTCACTCTGGAAAATATATCTGCAAGACCTTGCCTCCAGACCAATCACTGCCTAGTAGCGATTGTTCTTTGACCGTTCTGA GTACTAACAAAGGCGGGACAGAATTTGGATGGCCTGTTGTACCCACTCCATATATCGTTCTTGCATGTGTGATGGCGGTTCTTCTGGTGGTTGCTTCAGTGCTGCT GATACGAAACTACAGCGTTGTGGCTCAGAGGTGGATCTGTGCTTGTAAACATGAGCCTCGGTACAGCATCCTCAAAGACCAGTCACAAGTTTCCCACAAGGACATCTTTGTTGTTCAAGCAAAAATCCCTTTCTACAGAATtgaaactgaaaaataa
- the LOC138973558 gene encoding uncharacterized protein — MKTHCGPCCLMGLLFFAMSRTVSGQHEITCETPGTVTEGDPAYVTCNYNLDLYTERQDFYVYRFQDDGSLPVVISICSCEVADWKCDVDSAYGLQAKTISNEVTLEIERAQRVHAGGYFCKVFSNATLVYHNCSLGVKSRDEMNSTDDTIVPSSLLFYAVPAGVTMLFLVALAIFALIRRHRTSLAACPGETEGQLKAHLVDTDYLTQTA, encoded by the exons ATGAAGACACATTGTGGTCCTTGCTGTTTGATGGGGTTGCTTTTCTTTGCCATGAGCAGGACAGTCTCAG GCCAACATGAAATAACCTGTGAAACGCCAGGAACTGTGACAGAGGGTGATCCTGCATATGTGACGTGCAACTACAACCTTGACCTGTACACAGAAAGACAGGACTTTTACGTCTACAGGTTTCAGGATGATGGCTCTCTACCAG TTGTGATTTCGATTTGTTCTTGTGAGGTTGCTGATTGGAAATGCGACGTGGACAGCGCGTACGGCTTGCAAGCTAAAACCATTAGCAATGAGGTGACTCTAGAGATTGAAAGAGCTCAACGTGTACACGCCGGTGGCTACTTCTGCAAGGTGTTTTCTAATGCAACGCTGGTGTACCACAACTGTTCGCTGGGTGttaaaa GTCGGGACGAGATGAATTCAACTGATGATACCATTGTTCCTTCTTCGTTGTTATTCTACGCGGTGCCTGCCGGTGTCACCATGCTGTTTCTTGTTGCCCTGGCCATTTTTGCATT GATCAGGCGACACAGGACATCGCTAGCAGCCTGTCCAGGAGAGACTGAGGGCCAGCTGAAGGCGCATCTGGTGGATACAGACTATCTAACTCAAACTGCTTGA
- the LOC138973559 gene encoding uncharacterized protein isoform X2, whose product MRLASLLIAAVHCVGMLAVSRSEQPSCSARPVVEGQPGSVTCTFPVDVTKQKQHVNVLRYDFDGLNFVPELVLKCFWRTNTMNPDCSVADGFDFDRQISNTVTVKIPRATKGRHEGVYACDYAGAAPRRFSVCRLHVKSSRISCSAPAVSLGRPTHVTCEFNSDLSETKNNFYISHGGLGIRSKPEDVVTCNWIKNQAKPFCYTKEGYNFTTESIHERVTVQIPAFEEHHIGRYYCNTVPVERGVNTEHCNLRVEDVTTQKTTTSQGAPCSSWNVSVFIMVLLRFLMECA is encoded by the exons ATGCGTCTTGCGTCATTAC TGATTGCGGCAGTCCATTGCGTTGGAATGTTGGCCGTCAGTCGGTCTGAACAGCCGTCTTGCTCGGCTAGACCAGtcgttgaaggacaacctggctCCGTCACATGTACATTCCCAGTTGATGTGACAAAACAGAAGCAGCACGTCAATGTCCTTCGATACGATTTCGATGGCCTTAATTTTGTGCCAG AACTAGTACTCAAGTGCTTCTGGCGAACCAACACAATGAACCCGGATTGTTCTGTTGCTGACGGATTTGACTTCGACCGTCAAATCAGCAATACAGTAACAGTGAAAATACCGAGAGCTACAAAGGGACGCCACGAAGGAGTTTATGCCTGTGACTATGCAGGGGCAGCCCCTAGGCGTTTCAGCGTGTGCAGACTACACGTAAAAA GTTCCCGGATCTCATGTTCAGCACCCGCCGTTAGCTTGGGACGCCCGACACATGTTACCTGTGAATTCAACAGTGATCTGAGCGAGACAAAAAACAACTTTTACATCAGTCACGGTGGCCTAGGTATAAGATCCAAACCAG AGGATGTTGTGACTTGCAACTGGATTAAAAACCAAGCAAAACCCTTCTGCTATACCAAGGAGGGCTACAACTTCACCACTGAGTCGATACATGAAAGAGTCACTGTTCAGATACCTGCTTTTGAAGAGCATCATATCGGCAGATATTACTGCAACACCGTTCCTGTAGAAAGAGGGGTCAACACCGAGCACTGCAACTTGCGTG TCGAGGACGTGACAAcgcagaaaacaacaacatcacaaG GTGCTCCTTGCAGTTCCTGGAATGTCAGTGTCTTCATAATGGTCTTACTGCGCTTCTTGATGGAGTGTGCATGA
- the LOC138973559 gene encoding uncharacterized protein isoform X1 gives MRLASLLIAAVHCVGMLAVSRSEQPSCSARPVVEGQPGSVTCTFPVDVTKQKQHVNVLRYDFDGLNFVPELVLKCFWRTNTMNPDCSVADGFDFDRQISNTVTVKIPRATKGRHEGVYACDYAGAAPRRFSVCRLHVKSSRISCSAPAVSLGRPTHVTCEFNSDLSETKNNFYISHGGLGIRSKPEDVVTCNWIKNQAKPFCYTKEGYNFTTESIHERVTVQIPAFEEHHIGRYYCNTVPVERGVNTEHCNLRVEDVTTQKTTTSQGTVKDGSGSGAPCSSWNVSVFIMVLLRFLMECA, from the exons ATGCGTCTTGCGTCATTAC TGATTGCGGCAGTCCATTGCGTTGGAATGTTGGCCGTCAGTCGGTCTGAACAGCCGTCTTGCTCGGCTAGACCAGtcgttgaaggacaacctggctCCGTCACATGTACATTCCCAGTTGATGTGACAAAACAGAAGCAGCACGTCAATGTCCTTCGATACGATTTCGATGGCCTTAATTTTGTGCCAG AACTAGTACTCAAGTGCTTCTGGCGAACCAACACAATGAACCCGGATTGTTCTGTTGCTGACGGATTTGACTTCGACCGTCAAATCAGCAATACAGTAACAGTGAAAATACCGAGAGCTACAAAGGGACGCCACGAAGGAGTTTATGCCTGTGACTATGCAGGGGCAGCCCCTAGGCGTTTCAGCGTGTGCAGACTACACGTAAAAA GTTCCCGGATCTCATGTTCAGCACCCGCCGTTAGCTTGGGACGCCCGACACATGTTACCTGTGAATTCAACAGTGATCTGAGCGAGACAAAAAACAACTTTTACATCAGTCACGGTGGCCTAGGTATAAGATCCAAACCAG AGGATGTTGTGACTTGCAACTGGATTAAAAACCAAGCAAAACCCTTCTGCTATACCAAGGAGGGCTACAACTTCACCACTGAGTCGATACATGAAAGAGTCACTGTTCAGATACCTGCTTTTGAAGAGCATCATATCGGCAGATATTACTGCAACACCGTTCCTGTAGAAAGAGGGGTCAACACCGAGCACTGCAACTTGCGTG TCGAGGACGTGACAAcgcagaaaacaacaacatcacaaG GGACAGTGAAGGATGGCTCTGGTTCAGGTGCTCCTTGCAGTTCCTGGAATGTCAGTGTCTTCATAATGGTCTTACTGCGCTTCTTGATGGAGTGTGCATGA